One part of the Ziziphus jujuba cultivar Dongzao chromosome 2, ASM3175591v1 genome encodes these proteins:
- the LOC107417695 gene encoding LOW QUALITY PROTEIN: receptor-like protein EIX2 (The sequence of the model RefSeq protein was modified relative to this genomic sequence to represent the inferred CDS: inserted 5 bases in 5 codons; deleted 2 bases in 1 codon; substituted 3 bases at 3 genomic stop codons), which translates to MGDGLLRADRQVLLELKNGLNDPEKQLSSWEGSNCCEWPGISCDNSSGAVIAVDLHNPYSSSRYVFLNLSGEITPSLTKLESLKHLDLSFNTFNGTITGFFGYLKNLQYLNLSHSGFSGAVPQKLGNLSSLQYLDVESLSLQVHNLEWVTGLVSLKHLVVNKVNLSIVGLDXFRTLNKLPTLTELHLSSCNLSGPIPPLTFVNLTSLVHLDLSSNHMYXKIPYWFVNITSLVTLKMSANKLFGRIPLGFSDLPNLQXFYLDKNYNLTASCYQFFRGRWEKLHVLYLSFNKLHRELPASIGNMTFLTHLNLFANNVKGGIPCFIGXLCNLVYLDIGRNNLIGTLPEFLEGTESFLSRRPLPSLQELVLSNNHLVGKLPEWLGQLENLVRLELSNNSLYGPIPESLGLLQNVSHLWLRTNELNGTLPESLGQLSKLLFLDVSSNHLAGMISETHFLNQDRLIFLQLSSNSFTFNVSSIWASPFQVLYLYMGSCNLGPSFPAWLSHXKELIDLDIPNTSISGSIPFWFWELSSAISSLNVSYNQLEGXLPNPLKLSQRAVVSFSSNLFHGSIPIPNGSIELLDLSKNKFSGNIPNNISGSLLFLSISDNHISGEIPASIGNNPNLEVLDLSNNSLTGIIPLSIANCSFLKLLDLSKNNLSGNIPASLGQLSMLQTLHLSHNKFSELPAVLSSISSLQVLDLADNQLNGSIPASFGDFKAMSQVQNIQHXFYGKYMGTYYEENYVLIMKDQSLMFSKCLSLVALDVSENNLSGDLPGELTRLLGLVSLNLSRNHIRGHIPESXSNLKELSSLDLSNNRFSGAIPESLKSLSFLGYLNLSHNDLSGKIPYKDHMTTFEASSYGGNQSLCGAPLAVKCPGDEDDDDDPDNGLVIPKDNTNGDSFIHKWFYLSTGLGFAAGILVPYLVMATIKSWGDAYYTFVDVAVERILFIWLKYRTILQRNRGRH; encoded by the exons ctTCATTGACAAAACTGGAGTCCTTGAAACATTTGGACTTGAGTTTTAACACATTCAATGGCACC ATAACTGGATTTTTTGGATACTTGAAAAATTTGCAATATTTAAACCTCTCACATTCTGGGTTTAGTGGCGCAGTTCCTCAAAAATTAGGAAACCTGTCTAGCTTGCAGTATCTTGATGTGGAGTCTTTGAGTTTACAAGTTCATAATCTTGAATGGGTAACAGGTCTTGTCTCCCTGAAGCATCTTGTGGTGAACAAAGTTAATCTTTCAATTGTAGGATTAGACTGATTTAGGACACTAAACAAGCTCCCAACATTAACTGAGTTGCATCTATCTTCCTGTAACTTATCAGGTCCGATTCCTCCTCTTACCTTTGTAAACTTAACTTCACTTGTTCATCTTGATCTTAGTTCAAACCACATGTATTAAAAAATACCTTATTGGTTTGTCAACATTACCAGCCTTGTAACTTTAAAAATGTCTGCCAACAAGTTGTTTGGAAGAATCCCACTTGGGTTTAGTGATCTGCCAAATTTGC TTTTTTATCTTGACAAAAATTACAATCTTACAGCAAGTTGCTATCAATTTTTTAGGGGAAGATGGGAGAAGCTGCATGTTCTCTATTTAAGTTTCAATAAACTACACAGAGAACTTCCTGCTTCAATAGGAAACATGACATTTCTTACTCACTTAAATCTTTTTGCCAATAATGTTAAGGGTGGGATTCCATGCTTTATTG AACTTTGCAACCTGGTCTATTTAGATATTGGAAGAAACAACTTGATTGGAACTTTGCCCGAGTTCCTTGAAGGAACAGAAAGTTTCCTTTCTAGGAGGCCCCTCCCTAGTCTGCAAGAGTTGGTATTGTCAAACAATCACTTGGTAGGTAAATTGCCAGAATGGCTAGGTCAGCTCGAGAATCTCGTTCGTCTTGAATTGTCCAATAACTCTCTATATGGTCCCATCCCAGAATCTTTAGGATTACTTCAAAATGTTTCTCATCTGTGGCTACGAACCAATGAGCTCAATGGAACCCTACCAGAAAGTTTGGGACAACTTTCTAAGTTGTTATTTTTGGATGTTTCATCCAATCATTTGGCGGGTATGATTAGTGAAACACATTTTTTAAATCAAGATAGGTTGATTTTTCTACAATTGTCTTCAAACTCTTTTACCTTTAATGTCAGTTCCATTTGGGCTTCCCCATTCCAAGTCTTGTATCTTTATATGGGTTCATGCAATTTGGGTCCTTCATTTCCTGCTTGGCTAAGTC AAAAAGAACTCATAGATCTGGATATCCCAAATACTAGCATTTCTGGCTCCATTCCTTTCTGGTTTTGGGAACTTTCCTCTGCCATATCATCATTGAATGTTTCCTATAATCAACTAGAAG AGCTACCGAATCCATTAAAATTAAGTCAACGTGCAGTGGTTTCTTTTAGCTCCAACCTCTTCCATGGGTCCATTCCTATTCCAAATGGCAGCATTGAGTTACTTGatctatccaaaaataaattttctggtAACATTCCGAATAACATAAGTGGTTCCTTGCTTTTCCTCTCCATTTCCGACAACCACATAAGTGGAGAAATCCCAGCTTCTATTGGTAACAATCCTAATCTTGAAGTCCTTGATCTTTCCAACAACAGCTTAACAGGAATTATACCATTAAGCATTGCAAATTGTTCTTTCCTGAAGTTATTAGACCTTAGCAAAAACAATTTATCTGGGAATATTCCTGCCTCCTTGGGTCAACTAAGTATGCTTCAAACCTTGCACCTAAGTCACAACAAATTCTC AGAGCTTCCAGCAGTGTTATCGAGTATAAGTTCATTACAAGTCCTGGACCTAGCAGATAATCAGTTGAATGGCAGCATTCCTGCTAGCTTTGGAGATTTCAAAGCTATGTCACAAGTCCAAAACATTCAACATTAATTCTATGGGAAGTACATGGGCACATATTATGAAGAAAACTATGTTCTGATAATGAAAGACCAGTCTCTGATGTTTAGTAAGTGTCTCTCCCTTGTAGCCTTAGATGTCTCAGAAAACAATTTGAGTGGTGATCTCCCAGGAGAGTTAACAAGACTGTTGGGCTTGGTGTCTCTGAACTTGTCCAGAAACCATATACGTGGACATATTCCCGAGA ATTCCAACTTGAAGGAATTGTCATCACTTGATCTCTCAAATAATCGGTTCTCTGGTGCAATTCCTGAAAGCTTGAAATCACTCTCATTTTTGGGGTATCTGAATTTGTCACACAATGACTTGTCTGGTAAGATTCCATATAAAGATCACATGACAACTTTTGAAGCGTCCTCTTATGGTGGAAACCAAAGCCTTTGTGGTGCTCCACTTGCTGTAAAATGTCctggtgatgaagatgatgatgatgatcctgATAATGGATTGGTTATTCCCAAGGATAATACTAATGGTGACAGCTTCATTCACAAATGGTTTTACTTGAGTACTGGATTGGGATTTGCTGCTGGAATTCTAGTTCCTTATCTAGTAATGGCAACGATAAAATCTTGGGGTGATGCCTATTATACTTTTGTGGATGTGGCTGTTGAAAGGATACTATTCATATGGTTGAAATATAGAACCATACTGCAGAGGAATAGAGGGCGTCATTAG